The Fusobacterium sp. SYSU M8D902 genome includes a region encoding these proteins:
- a CDS encoding acyltransferase encodes MDNKKIIGMDEKENMLQIKGIMATIVMLGHIAPFMANIWYIISGGIAVGVFFYYSSFGSEISLNKRKTLRNYISKKVVNIYIPFLIADILYFLSSILQNKLMISKIEYKDIILYLLGIKLSNPILWYIWHLLIFLVILYFIKKNLNKYETILYVIVYIFYIILAVLFDIGIWWYTATSCILIGLYYGKNSKKEEKNIIKFFIFITWITTVILGEIYLIKNIKLLPLSDNYYAVGLQMLVIPLFLLTLRMIMKKIKLSSYILKFLGNISFEIYLYHMLVWDWIKYYFYGNNIYLNVLITVVLTIIFSFIVKNIYKQILKNKFK; translated from the coding sequence ATGGATAATAAGAAAATAATAGGAATGGATGAAAAAGAAAACATGTTACAAATAAAGGGGATTATGGCAACAATAGTTATGTTAGGACATATAGCACCTTTTATGGCAAATATTTGGTATATTATTAGTGGTGGTATTGCTGTTGGAGTTTTCTTTTATTATAGTTCTTTTGGAAGTGAAATTTCATTAAATAAAAGGAAAACTTTAAGAAATTATATCTCTAAAAAAGTTGTCAATATTTATATACCATTTTTAATAGCAGATATATTATATTTTTTATCAAGTATTTTACAAAATAAATTAATGATTTCTAAAATTGAATATAAAGACATTATATTGTACTTATTAGGTATAAAATTGTCAAATCCAATATTATGGTATATATGGCATTTGTTAATTTTTTTAGTGATTTTATATTTTATTAAAAAAAATCTAAACAAATATGAAACAATACTGTATGTAATAGTATATATTTTTTATATTATATTAGCAGTATTATTTGATATAGGAATATGGTGGTATACAGCAACATCTTGTATTTTAATAGGATTGTATTATGGAAAAAATTCTAAAAAAGAAGAAAAAAATATAATAAAATTTTTTATTTTTATAACTTGGATCACTACAGTAATATTAGGAGAAATATATTTGATAAAAAATATAAAATTATTACCACTATCAGATAATTATTATGCTGTTGGATTGCAAATGCTTGTTATTCCTCTCTTTTTATTAACTTTAAGAATGATAATGAAAAAGATAAAACTAAGTAGTTATATTTTAAAATTTTTAGGAAATATTTCGTTTGAAATTTACTTATATCATATGTTGGTGTGGGATTGGATAAAATATTACTTTTATGGAAATAACATTTATTTAAATGTATTAATAACTGTAGTACTAACTATTATTTTTTCTTTCATTGTGAAAAATATTTATAAACAAATTTTAAAAAATAAATTTAAATAA
- a CDS encoding glycosyltransferase family A protein: MGITIVTPTYNRGYIIENLYFSLCKQTNKNFEWVIVDDGSVDNTKELINKFIQENKIQIKYFYQKNSGKALAHNEGVKLASMELFTCVDSDDCLVENAVETILKRWEKIKIDAIGILAKRMTYEGKDITITNLKDKEIFFLREAYESKKLKGDTFIIFKTSIIKNYSFPKFNGEKFVPEDYLYDQTEKMGKLSFFNKSLYKCNYLKDGYTKNINKIIANNPKGYRAFLEQRIELSTRLKNKFINLIKYTSISFVIKEDFFHKNYRFMNLLTLIPGYLVYILRFKNNRK, from the coding sequence ATGGGAATTACAATAGTCACTCCAACATATAATAGAGGATATATTATAGAAAATTTATATTTTTCACTATGTAAACAAACAAATAAAAATTTTGAATGGGTTATTGTTGATGATGGTTCAGTTGATAATACTAAAGAATTGATAAATAAATTTATTCAAGAGAACAAGATTCAAATAAAATATTTTTATCAAAAGAATTCAGGAAAAGCATTGGCTCATAATGAAGGCGTAAAGTTGGCAAGTATGGAATTATTTACTTGTGTTGATTCTGATGATTGTTTAGTAGAAAATGCTGTTGAAACTATTTTAAAAAGATGGGAAAAAATAAAGATAGATGCAATTGGTATATTAGCAAAACGAATGACTTATGAAGGAAAAGATATAACTATTACAAATTTAAAAGATAAAGAAATATTTTTTTTAAGAGAAGCTTATGAGAGCAAAAAATTAAAAGGAGATACTTTTATTATTTTTAAAACTAGTATAATAAAAAACTATAGTTTTCCAAAATTTAATGGTGAGAAATTTGTTCCTGAAGATTATTTATATGATCAAACAGAAAAAATGGGAAAGTTATCTTTTTTTAATAAGAGTTTATATAAATGTAACTATTTAAAAGATGGATATACTAAAAATATAAATAAGATTATTGCTAACAATCCGAAAGGTTATCGTGCTTTTCTTGAACAAAGAATAGAATTAAGCACTCGATTGAAAAATAAATTTATTAATTTAATTAAATATACAAGTATTTCTTTTGTAATAAAAGAAGATTTTTTTCACAAAAATTATAGATTTATGAATTTATTAACATTAATCCCAGGATATTTAGTGTATATATTAAGATTTAAAAATAATAGAAAGTAG
- a CDS encoding Coenzyme F420 hydrogenase/dehydrogenase, beta subunit C-terminal domain — MDKEFISLYENKSQCCGCTACYTVCPVSAIKMISDDEGFKYPVIDIEKCINCKKCLKVCGFKKSQNSIIQNRDSNFPVVYAVKNKNFLSRQKSRSGGIFVVLSEYILKNTGIVYGCILDKDLKALHIRCDDIKSINKMQGSKYVQSDLKECYGDVLKDLQNGKKVLFSGTSCQIEGLLSFVPDKYKRLLLTIDIICHGVPSPRVLEDYLDWVENTYKSKCIEIDFRNKKKFGWDSHVETIKINSGKKINSKIYTRLFYSHLTVRPACYKCPYKSIYHIADITIGDYWGIDNAAPGFDDNNGVSLVLINNKKGKEYFFKCKENIDYVETKIENSLQTPLIRPFDEPLNRYEFWSDYKKLSFDDIIIKYIYNGKKKLLFNFMAIKKEYIKKMILKIKKRG; from the coding sequence ATAGATAAAGAATTTATAAGTTTATATGAAAATAAAAGTCAATGTTGTGGTTGTACGGCTTGCTATACAGTATGTCCTGTTTCAGCGATAAAGATGATATCAGATGATGAAGGTTTTAAATACCCAGTAATAGATATAGAAAAATGTATTAATTGTAAAAAATGTTTAAAAGTATGTGGATTTAAAAAAAGTCAAAATAGTATTATTCAAAATAGAGATAGTAATTTCCCAGTTGTTTATGCAGTAAAAAATAAAAATTTTTTATCAAGACAGAAATCGCGATCGGGAGGGATTTTTGTTGTTTTATCTGAGTATATTTTAAAAAATACTGGTATAGTTTATGGGTGTATTTTAGATAAAGATTTAAAAGCACTTCATATTAGATGTGATGATATAAAAAGTATAAATAAAATGCAAGGCTCTAAGTATGTTCAAAGTGATTTAAAAGAATGTTATGGAGATGTATTAAAAGATTTACAAAACGGAAAGAAAGTCTTATTTTCAGGGACTTCTTGTCAAATAGAAGGACTTTTATCATTTGTACCGGACAAATATAAAAGATTATTATTAACTATAGATATCATATGTCATGGAGTACCTAGTCCAAGAGTATTAGAAGATTATTTAGATTGGGTTGAAAATACTTATAAAAGTAAGTGTATAGAAATTGATTTTAGAAATAAAAAAAAATTTGGTTGGGATAGTCATGTAGAGACAATTAAGATAAACTCTGGGAAAAAAATTAATAGTAAGATATATACCAGATTATTTTATTCTCATTTAACTGTACGACCAGCTTGTTATAAATGTCCTTATAAAAGTATTTACCATATAGCAGATATAACAATTGGTGATTATTGGGGAATTGATAATGCGGCACCAGGTTTTGATGATAATAATGGAGTTTCATTAGTTTTAATTAATAATAAAAAAGGAAAAGAATATTTTTTTAAATGCAAGGAAAATATTGATTATGTAGAAACTAAAATAGAAAATAGTTTACAAACACCGTTAATCAGACCTTTTGATGAACCTTTAAATAGATATGAGTTTTGGTCAGATTATAAAAAATTATCATTTGATGATATTATAATTAAATATATATATAACGGAAAGAAAAAATTATTATTTAATTTTATGGCTATAAAAAAAGAATATATAAAAAAAATGATTTTAAAAATAAAAAAGCGAGGATAA
- a CDS encoding polysaccharide pyruvyl transferase family protein, with product MKIGIVTYHNGSNYGAALQTFALQEEVKRNNYEVEIINYKNYFIMKGMQKIRFEFSIHGIYYFMTDIFNYSARKRKIIKFIEFFKNYSLTKLYNKTELKKIAFDYDYIISGSDQIWNPLLNKGYDDIYFGNINTKVNTKKISYASSVGNYKLDDKNLNMEFKKLVESFEKISVRENSKKIGEILGKEVEQVCDPTILLNEDEWKNKLNIKETSNKYLLIYHLADEKNIIEIAQRVAELKNLEIYCICKTRKKYKNIKYFNDIGPKEFVELFYNASYIITNSFHGTAFSVNFKKQFLSIKHPKSPQRAETFLKQLGLENRLIKADDIPNDILEEELAIVTLKLEKIREKSKNFLKIGGVENR from the coding sequence ATGAAAATAGGAATAGTAACATATCATAATGGAAGTAATTATGGAGCAGCATTACAAACATTTGCTTTACAAGAAGAAGTAAAGCGAAACAATTACGAAGTAGAAATAATTAATTATAAAAATTATTTTATAATGAAAGGAATGCAAAAGATAAGATTTGAATTCTCAATACATGGAATTTATTATTTTATGACAGATATATTTAATTATAGTGCAAGAAAAAGAAAAATAATAAAATTTATAGAATTTTTTAAAAATTATTCTTTAACAAAATTATATAATAAAACTGAATTAAAAAAAATAGCTTTTGATTATGATTATATTATCTCAGGAAGTGATCAAATATGGAATCCCTTACTAAATAAAGGATATGATGACATATATTTTGGGAATATAAATACTAAAGTTAATACTAAAAAAATTTCCTATGCTTCAAGTGTAGGAAATTACAAATTAGATGATAAAAATTTAAATATGGAATTTAAAAAATTAGTGGAATCATTCGAAAAAATAAGTGTTAGAGAAAATTCTAAAAAAATAGGTGAAATACTAGGAAAAGAAGTTGAACAGGTTTGTGACCCGACAATTCTTTTAAATGAAGATGAATGGAAAAATAAATTAAATATAAAAGAGACTTCAAATAAATATTTATTGATATATCATTTGGCTGATGAAAAAAATATAATTGAAATAGCACAAAGAGTAGCTGAACTTAAAAATTTAGAAATATATTGTATATGTAAGACTAGAAAAAAATATAAAAATATAAAATATTTTAACGATATTGGTCCAAAAGAATTTGTGGAACTATTTTATAATGCCTCATATATTATCACTAATTCTTTTCATGGTACAGCTTTTTCAGTGAACTTTAAAAAGCAATTTTTAAGTATTAAACATCCTAAAAGTCCACAAAGAGCAGAAACTTTTTTAAAACAGTTAGGACTAGAGAATAGATTGATAAAAGCTGATGATATTCCTAATGATATTTTAGAAGAAGAATTAGCAATAGTAACATTAAAGTTAGAAAAGATTAGAGAAAAAAGTAAAAATTTTCTAAAAATAGGTGGTGTAGAAAATAGATAA
- a CDS encoding EpsG family protein — protein sequence MQKGLLVSSVYIIISIISIFLIKRDEKKFDEKKSIVKISYPTILLISILFTIFNIYSTQISSKYGSDRLNYIYEFNYLRDTTSVALNTLIKIIRIMNGDVYTLFYFTTFICVFLFLIGYRISKNMNSKIYILMLTNEWILFTIITLKQAYACAIASLFFIIMLEYKRKQRMILGIICIILATLFHISSIILLPFFILFQKKRLNKNIIVIILFLIIIIILKIETFVFILEKILEIISINYANKIRNYFSDFKKIELSATFLKYIPIYYITLLGVLKRKKYLKVFKNYDKYLSISIICSTLLIFSIKIYWFTRFVGIFYVPVFIFYYYINTNFKSRTIQNINNIIVYGGTLVILLRKIILIFVNYGFF from the coding sequence ATGCAAAAAGGATTATTAGTATCAAGTGTATATATTATTATAAGTATAATTTCTATATTTTTAATAAAAAGAGATGAAAAAAAGTTTGATGAAAAAAAGAGTATAGTAAAAATTTCGTATCCAACAATATTGTTAATTTCTATACTATTTACAATTTTTAATATTTATTCAACACAAATTTCTTCAAAATATGGTTCAGATAGATTGAATTATATATATGAATTTAATTATTTAAGAGATACGACTTCAGTAGCATTAAATACTTTAATAAAAATAATAAGAATAATGAACGGAGACGTATATACATTATTTTATTTTACTACTTTTATTTGTGTATTTTTATTTTTAATAGGGTATAGAATTTCTAAAAACATGAATAGTAAAATATATATTTTAATGTTAACGAATGAATGGATTTTATTTACTATAATAACATTGAAACAGGCATATGCCTGTGCAATAGCTTCTTTATTTTTTATTATTATGCTTGAATACAAAAGAAAACAAAGAATGATATTAGGTATTATATGTATTATTTTAGCAACTCTATTTCATATAAGTTCAATAATTTTATTGCCATTTTTTATTTTGTTTCAAAAAAAAAGGCTGAATAAAAATATCATTGTAATAATATTATTTTTAATTATTATAATTATATTAAAAATAGAAACTTTTGTATTTATTCTTGAAAAAATATTAGAAATAATAAGTATAAATTATGCAAATAAAATAAGAAATTATTTTAGTGATTTTAAAAAAATAGAGTTATCAGCAACATTTTTGAAATATATTCCAATTTATTACATAACATTATTAGGAGTTTTAAAAAGAAAGAAATATTTAAAGGTTTTTAAAAATTATGACAAATATTTATCGATATCTATCATTTGTTCAACACTACTTATTTTTTCCATAAAAATATACTGGTTTACAAGATTTGTGGGAATTTTTTATGTCCCAGTCTTCATTTTTTATTATTATATAAATACTAATTTTAAATCAAGAACAATACAAAATATTAATAATATTATTGTTTATGGAGGAACCTTAGTAATTCTTTTAAGAAAGATTATATTAATATTTGTTAATTATGGATTTTTTTAA
- a CDS encoding glycosyltransferase, which produces MKVVHILNTGFYSGAENVAISIIENIDKEIESIYISLKGPIERVLQEKKIKYYLVDKLTPLSIKNILDREKPDLIHAHDFTASIISFTVANKIPIISHLHNNPPWIKKINIKSIIYGITCMKYKKILTVSSSVMKEYIFGKIFTKKTIIVGNPINIYRIKQRAKEAECSEIFDIIYLGRFTKQKDPEKFLEIIKEIVKKIPKIRVGMIGTGEMYNFIENEIKNMELQNNIRCMGFIENPYKILENTQLLCIPSKWEGFGLVAIEALALGKPVVASNVGGLPKIINNEVGKICRTTKEYIEEIYKLLTDKNYYKLKNYNAKKRAELLHNEHSYLLKLKEIYKSLIKD; this is translated from the coding sequence ATGAAAGTAGTACATATATTAAATACTGGATTTTATTCAGGAGCAGAAAATGTTGCAATCTCAATTATTGAAAATATAGATAAAGAGATAGAGAGTATTTATATTTCATTAAAAGGACCAATAGAAAGAGTTTTGCAAGAAAAAAAAATAAAGTATTATTTAGTTGACAAACTAACACCACTATCAATAAAAAATATTTTAGATCGAGAAAAACCAGATCTGATTCATGCCCATGATTTTACAGCCAGTATAATTTCATTTACTGTCGCAAATAAAATTCCAATAATATCTCATCTTCACAATAACCCACCTTGGATAAAAAAAATAAATATAAAATCAATAATATATGGGATTACTTGTATGAAGTATAAAAAAATTTTAACAGTTTCAAGCTCAGTAATGAAAGAGTATATTTTTGGAAAAATATTTACTAAGAAAACTATTATAGTAGGAAATCCAATAAATATTTACAGGATAAAACAAAGAGCTAAAGAAGCAGAATGTTCTGAAATCTTTGATATAATTTATCTAGGAAGATTTACAAAACAAAAAGATCCAGAAAAATTTTTAGAAATAATAAAAGAAATAGTTAAAAAAATACCAAAAATAAGAGTTGGAATGATAGGTACAGGAGAAATGTATAATTTTATAGAGAATGAAATAAAAAATATGGAGTTGCAGAATAACATAAGGTGTATGGGTTTTATAGAAAATCCATATAAAATATTAGAAAACACACAACTTTTATGTATTCCATCAAAATGGGAAGGATTTGGATTGGTTGCAATTGAAGCATTAGCATTAGGAAAGCCTGTTGTTGCTTCAAATGTCGGTGGATTACCAAAAATTATAAATAATGAAGTTGGAAAAATATGTAGGACTACAAAAGAATATATAGAAGAAATTTATAAATTGTTAACAGATAAAAATTATTATAAACTTAAAAATTATAATGCTAAAAAAAGAGCTGAACTTTTACATAATGAACATTCATATTTATTAAAATTGAAAGAAATATATAAATCACTTATAAAAGATTAA
- a CDS encoding glycosyltransferase family 4 protein has protein sequence MKEKVLMLASVASMIDQFNIPNIKLLQNMGYEVHVACNFEKGSSCSNERVQTLKKILEELKVKYYQIDFERNILKIINNIKAYKQVKKILLENKYKFLHCHSPIGGVVGRLAGYKTQTKVIYTAHGFHFFKGAPLINWLLYYPIEKYLSKYTDVLITINKEDYKRAKTFHAKKVEYIPGVGIDVEKIRSIKVDKEAKRKELGLTKENIVLLSVGELNKNKNHSIVIKALAKINNPNIYYLICGQGKLKEELIKLAKDLKIEKNVKLLGFRKDVYEIYKISDIFIFPSKREGLSVALMEAICCDLPIICSNIRGNNDLVENGKNGFLVKVIEKNEYIEKIKLSKNLEKSTEKILAKINIQNIEQKMITIYAEFVEKI, from the coding sequence GTGAAAGAAAAAGTATTAATGTTAGCTTCAGTAGCTTCAATGATAGATCAATTTAATATTCCAAATATAAAATTGCTACAAAATATGGGATATGAAGTCCATGTTGCATGTAATTTTGAAAAAGGAAGTAGCTGTTCTAATGAGAGAGTCCAAACCTTAAAAAAGATTTTAGAAGAATTAAAAGTAAAATATTATCAAATAGATTTTGAAAGAAATATATTAAAAATAATAAATAATATAAAGGCATATAAACAGGTAAAAAAAATTTTATTAGAAAATAAATATAAATTTTTACATTGTCATTCACCAATTGGTGGAGTTGTAGGAAGATTAGCAGGATATAAAACTCAAACAAAAGTAATTTACACAGCTCATGGGTTTCATTTTTTTAAAGGAGCTCCTCTAATAAATTGGTTATTATATTATCCTATTGAAAAATATTTATCAAAATATACAGATGTTTTAATAACAATAAATAAAGAAGATTATAAAAGAGCTAAAACATTTCACGCTAAAAAAGTGGAATATATTCCAGGAGTTGGAATTGATGTAGAAAAAATTAGAAGTATAAAAGTAGATAAAGAGGCAAAAAGAAAAGAATTAGGATTAACAAAAGAGAATATAGTTTTATTATCTGTTGGAGAATTAAATAAAAATAAAAATCATTCTATAGTAATAAAAGCCTTAGCTAAAATAAATAATCCAAATATTTATTATTTAATTTGTGGACAAGGAAAATTAAAAGAAGAATTAATAAAATTAGCAAAAGATTTGAAAATTGAAAAAAATGTTAAATTATTAGGATTTAGAAAAGATGTATATGAAATATATAAAATTTCCGATATTTTTATTTTTCCTTCAAAGAGAGAAGGATTATCAGTTGCTTTAATGGAAGCTATATGTTGTGATTTACCTATTATTTGTTCAAATATTCGTGGAAATAATGATTTGGTAGAAAATGGAAAAAATGGATTTTTAGTAAAAGTTATTGAAAAGAATGAGTATATAGAAAAAATAAAGCTTTCAAAAAATTTAGAGAAAAGTACTGAAAAAATATTAGCCAAAATAAATATCCAAAATATCGAACAAAAGATGATAACAATCTATGCAGAGTTTGTAGAAAAAATTTAA
- a CDS encoding NAD-dependent epimerase/dehydratase family protein translates to MEKKTLMITGASGFIGSNFIERYKEKYNIIPIDLLKTKPEEIEFKGVDTVLHLAALVHQMKGAPREKYFEVNTELTKNVAENAKKNGVKHFVFYSTVKVYGYDGDLYNHNLILDENSECNPVDDPYGESKWEAEKILKNLEGNSFKIGVIRPPMVYGKGVKGNMESLIKLIKRVPILPFNYSKNKRSLVNIENLMYLTTLVIDKEGQGVFLPLDEKNLSLKEIVEGIEKAYGLKRINIPMIQPFFWLLTKLKPNIMVRLYGSLQFENKETREKLGYIPKIDYINGIKNMIGDEK, encoded by the coding sequence ATGGAAAAGAAAACTCTTATGATTACAGGAGCTTCAGGGTTTATAGGAAGTAATTTTATAGAAAGATATAAAGAAAAATATAATATTATTCCAATAGATCTATTAAAAACAAAGCCAGAGGAAATAGAGTTTAAAGGAGTAGATACAGTATTACACTTGGCAGCTTTAGTTCATCAAATGAAGGGAGCTCCAAGAGAAAAGTATTTTGAAGTGAATACAGAGCTTACAAAAAATGTAGCAGAAAATGCTAAGAAAAATGGAGTAAAACATTTTGTCTTCTATAGTACAGTGAAAGTTTATGGATATGATGGAGATTTATATAATCATAATCTAATATTAGATGAAAATTCAGAATGCAATCCTGTAGATGATCCTTATGGTGAAAGTAAGTGGGAAGCTGAAAAAATTCTAAAAAACTTAGAAGGGAATAGTTTTAAAATTGGAGTAATAAGACCACCAATGGTATATGGTAAAGGTGTAAAAGGGAATATGGAGAGTTTAATAAAACTTATAAAGAGAGTTCCAATTTTACCTTTTAATTACAGTAAGAATAAAAGAAGTCTGGTAAATATAGAAAATTTAATGTATTTAACAACCCTTGTCATAGATAAAGAGGGACAAGGAGTATTTTTACCACTAGATGAAAAAAATCTTTCATTAAAAGAAATAGTTGAAGGAATTGAAAAAGCATATGGATTAAAAAGAATAAATATTCCTATGATACAACCATTTTTCTGGCTACTTACAAAGTTAAAACCAAATATAATGGTAAGACTTTATGGAAGTTTACAATTTGAAAATAAGGAAACAAGAGAAAAATTAGGGTATATTCCAAAAATAGACTATATAAACGGAATAAAAAATATGATTGGTGATGAGAAGTGA
- a CDS encoding sugar transferase produces the protein MFLKRLFDIIASFLGIIFLLPIMLVVGIIIKITSPGPILFKQKRLTMGMREFTIYKFRSMRTDFDKDAKGIQVKGSSNAITPIGKIIRKSKLDELPQLFNILFGDMSFIGPRPELPRRLHYYSERDKGIFKVRSGISSPASIVFSDEEYLMNQVKDPEKFYIEQIMPYKIELNLYYVKNRRFLNDIYLIIATFLKIANKVDNSNIVKDKELLEKKKEIEKKIGVEY, from the coding sequence ATGTTTTTAAAAAGATTATTTGATATTATTGCATCATTTTTAGGAATAATATTTTTATTACCAATTATGTTAGTTGTTGGAATAATAATAAAAATAACATCTCCAGGACCAATACTCTTTAAACAAAAGAGATTAACAATGGGAATGAGAGAGTTTACTATCTATAAATTTAGAAGTATGAGAACAGATTTTGATAAAGATGCGAAAGGAATTCAAGTAAAGGGAAGTAGTAATGCAATTACTCCAATAGGAAAAATAATAAGGAAATCTAAATTAGATGAGTTACCACAATTATTTAATATTTTATTTGGAGATATGAGTTTTATAGGTCCAAGACCAGAATTACCAAGAAGATTACATTATTATTCTGAAAGAGATAAGGGAATATTTAAAGTAAGAAGTGGAATATCTTCTCCAGCTAGTATAGTTTTTTCAGATGAGGAATATCTAATGAATCAAGTAAAAGATCCTGAAAAGTTCTATATAGAACAGATAATGCCTTATAAGATTGAATTAAATCTTTATTATGTTAAGAATAGAAGGTTTTTGAATGATATTTATTTAATAATAGCAACATTTTTAAAGATAGCTAATAAAGTAGATAATAGTAACATTGTAAAAGATAAAGAGTTACTTGAAAAGAAAAAAGAGATAGAAAAAAAGATAGGAGTTGAGTATTAA